A genome region from Plasmodium vinckei vinckei genome assembly, chromosome: PVVCY_07 includes the following:
- a CDS encoding heat shock protein 70, putative, with amino-acid sequence MKHWPFTVKSGIEEKPMIEVVYQGEKKLFHPEEISSMVLQKMKENAEAFLGKSIKNAVITVPAYFNDSQRQATKDAGTIAGLNVMRIINEPTAAAIAYGLHKKGKGEKNILIFDLGGGTFDVSLLTIEDGIFEVKATAGDTHLGGEDFDNRLVNFCVEDFKRKNRGKDLSKNSRALRRLRTQCERAKRTLSSSTQATIEIDSLFEGIDYSVTVSRARFEELCIDYFRDTLIPVEKVLKDAMMDKKSVHEVVLVGGSTRIPKIQTLIKEFFNGKEACRSINPDEAVAYGAAVQAAILSGDQSNAVQDLLLLDVCSLSLGLETAGGVMTKLIERNTTIPAKKSQIFTTYADNQPGVLIQVYEGERALTKDNNLLGKFHLDGIPPAPRKVPQIEVTFDIDANGILNVTAVEKSTGKQNHITITNDKGRLSPEEIDRMVNDAEKYKAEDEENKKRIEARNSLENYCYGVKSSLEDQKIKEKLQPAEIETCMKSVTSILEWLEKNQLAGKDEYEAKQKEAESVCAPIMSKIYQDAGAAAGGMPGGMPGGMPGGMPGGMNFPGGMPGGMGAPGGAPAGSGPTVEEVD; translated from the coding sequence ATGAAGCATTGGCCATTTACAGTTAAATCAGGTATTGAAGAAAAGCCTATGATTGAAGTTGTTTATCaaggtgaaaaaaaattatttcacCCTGAAGAAATTTCTTCTATggttttacaaaaaatgaaagaaaatGCAGAAGCCTTTTTAGGAaaatctataaaaaatgcagTTATTACAGTACCTGCATATTTTAATGACTCTCAAAGACAAGCAACAAAAGATGCTGGTACAATTGCAGGATTAAATGTTATGAGAATTATAAACGAACCAACTGCAGCAGCTATTGCATATggtttacataaaaaaggaaagggagaaaaaaatatattaatctTCGATTTAGGAGGTGGTACTTTTGATGTTTCATTACTTACTATTGAAGATGGTATATTTGAAGTTAAGGCAACAGCAGGAGATACCCATTTAGGTGGTGAAGATTTTGATAACCGTTTAGTTAACTTTTGTGTTGAagattttaaaagaaaaaatagagGAAAagatttatcaaaaaatagtagAGCTTTAAGAAGATTAAGAACACAATGTGAAAGAGCAAAACGTACATTATCTTCTTCAACTCAAGCCACAATTGAAATTGATTCTCTTTTTGAAGGTATTGATTATAGTGTAACAGTTAGTAGAGCTAGATTCGAAGAATTATGTATCGACTATTTTAGAGATACATTAATACCAGTTGAAAAAGTTTTAAAAGATGCCATGATGGATAAAAAGAGTGTCCATGAAGTTGTCTTAGTTGGTGGATCTACAAGAATTCCAAAAATTCAAacattaataaaagaattttttaatggaAAAGAAGCATGCAGATCAATAAATCCTGATGAAGCTGTTGCTTATGGTGCTGCTGTTCAAGCTGCCATTTTATCAGGTGATCAATCCAATGCAGTACaagatttattattattagatGTCTGTTCCTTATCTTTAGGATTAGAAACTGCAGGAGGTGTTATGACAAAATTAATTGAAAGAAATACAACAATTCCAGCAAAAAAAAGTCAAATCTTTACTACCTATGCTGATAATCAACCAGGTGTATTAATACAAGTATATGAAGGAGAAAGAGCTCTAACTAAAGACAACAACTTATTAGGTAAATTTCATTTAGATGGTATTCCACCTGCTCCTAGAAAAGTACCACAAATTGAAGTTACATTCGATATTGATGCAAATGGTATTTTAAATGTCACAGCTGTTGAAAAAAGTACTGGTAAACAAAATCATATCACAATTACTAATGACAAAGGTAGATTATCTCCTGAAGAAATTGATAGAATGGTTAATGATgctgaaaaatataaagcagaagatgaagaaaataaaaaaagaattgaAGCAAGAAACAGTCTTGAAAACTATTGCTATGGTGTTAAAAGTTCATTAGAAgatcaaaaaattaaagaaaaattacaaCCAGCTGAAATTGAAACTTGCATGAAATCTGTTACTTCTATTCTTGAATGGTTAGAGAAAAACCAATTAGCTGGAAAAGATGAATATGAAGCTAAACAAAAAGAAGCTGAATCTGTATGCGCACCAATAATGtctaaaatatatcaagaTGCTGGAGCAGCTGCTGGCGGAATGCCAGGTGGAATGCCAGGTGGAATGCCAGGAGGTATGCCAGGAGGTATGAACTTCCCAGGTGGAATGCCCGGAGGTATGGGAGCACCAGGAGGAGCACCAGCTGGAAGCGGACCAACTGTTGAAGAAGTTgattaa
- a CDS encoding perforin-like protein 5, putative, whose translation MGISKCIWWAFAVATTHVAVYCILKTHSIYDAHSYNDNVDVSDIKYLVNYLGMSYDIIKGNPMGDPLFTVDLGYKRYILKEKLWSEENEKDRQKKDNKNRQEQSKYQNKMEESTEKYGTSTENDNSIFFIAKKKEDIKCVYNKKGKIIKNLEDIDDEYKSYKFPVLYKIHPFNSSNYYRMLVERIEKGYSIIIDKKICSRYFVALKNVDSSKLDPFFINMLNDLEKNYKNININKYKCSVHSYKKNKYDKNCLKTITPWITFFNLYGTHLVSEVYYGGKIINILYSEYYNNIYNSDQVQIYKKRLNPFTSGNKLGSFYFGSIISKRQNYTNQKDNDNILTYIKEKNTIYDGGEDIKEYKDGEGKVLMINGIEDEWEKTINGKYAKPIKLTLRPFSDFIKTNDGKVAYYKALEYYSNISYSEYNRYPFEINKTESDLYKMDIKKWHQYIDKNINLNISLKCENDEKIISGFIITNKQKQYDDSIVMHVCSSTDECSSGINIASDKSFEFGWILCSKHNLNEIYQIYKKATHENEQITCPSNMKIGFGFILTIQKSLSANIVIEPCISGTNSCQSQEKNKNENFQNFFWVNCLPNNKQLFINTLESKTLSQKMHIDKNTLISLKCTPGKFIISGFAIDYISSSITDYALCEVGSSSCDLNIRVQQPSTQEVHMPIIYIVCSSI comes from the coding sequence atgggAATAAGTAAGTGCATTTGGTGGGCCTTTGCAGTGGCAACAACCCATGTAGCAGTGTACTGCATTTTGAAGACACATAGTATATATGACGCACATtcatataatgataatgtTGATGTATCAGATATTAAATACTTGGTAAATTATTTAGGGATGTCTTATGATATTATCAAAGGGAACCCAATGGGCGATCCACTATTTACTGTCGATCTAGGATACAAAAGGTATATTTTGAAGGAAAAACTTTGGTcggaagaaaatgaaaaggatagacaaaaaaaagataacaAAAATAGACAAGAACAAAGtaaatatcaaaataagATGGAAGAGAGTAcagaaaaatatggaacTAGTAccgaaaatgataatagcatattttttatagctaaaaaaaaagaagatataaaatgtgtttataataaaaaaggaaaaataattaaaaatttagaaGATATAGATGATGAATATAAGAGTTATAAATTTCcagtattatataaaattcatccttttaattcttcaaattattataggATGTTAGTTGAAAGAATTGAAAAGGGGTATTCAATAATTATTGATAAAAAGATATGTTCTAGATATTTTGttgctttaaaaaatgttgacAGTAGTAAATTagatccattttttataaatatgttaaatGATTTGGAaaagaattataaaaatataaatataaataaatataaatgtagtgtacattcatataaaaaaaataaatatgataaaaattgcTTAAAAACAATAACCCCATggattactttttttaatttatatggaACTCATTTAGTGTCTGAAGTATATTATGGAggtaaaattataaatattttatattcggaatattataataatatatataattctgATCAagttcaaatatataaaaaacggTTGAACCCGTTTACAAGTGGAAATAAACTTGGgagtttttattttggatCGATTATATCAAAGAGACAGAATTACACAAACCAAAAGGacaatgataatatattaacttatataaaagaaaaaaatacgaTATATGATGGTGGAGAAGAtattaaagaatataaagaTGGTGAAGGAAAAGTTCTTATGATAAATGGTATTGAAGATGAATGggaaaaaacaataaatggTAAATATGCAAAACCAATTAAGTTGACTTTAAGACCTTTTTctgattttataaaaacaaatgatgGAAAAGTTGCTTATTATAAAGCTTTAGAATATTATTCTAATATTAGTTACTCGGAATATAATAGATATCcttttgaaataaataaaactgAATCGgatttatacaaaatggatattaaaaaatggcatcaatatatagataaaaatattaatttaaatatatcacttaaatgtgaaaatgatgaaaaaattattagtggatttataataacaaataaacaaaaacaatatgATGACAGTATAGTAATGCATGTATGTTCATCAACTGATGAATGTTCTAGTGGAATAAATATAGCATCAGATAAAAGTTTTGAATTTGGTTGGATATTATGTAGTaaacataatttaaatgaaatatatcaGATTTATAAAAAGGCAACACATGAGAATGAACAAATTACTTGTCCGtcaaatatgaaaataggTTTTGgatttatattaacaataCAAAAAAGTTTAAGTGCAAATATTGTAATCGAACCATGTATAAGTGGTACAAATAGTTGTCAATcacaagaaaaaaataaaaatgaaaattttcaaaattttttttgggtTAATTGTCTTcctaataataaacaattatTCATAAATACATTAGAGTCTAAAACTTTGAGccaaaaaatgcatatagataaaaatacattaatTAGTTTAAAATGTACACCTGggaaatttataatatctgGATTTGCAATTGACTATATTTCATCTAGTATAACAGATTATGCATTATGTGAAGTAGGAAGCTCATCATgtgatttaaatattcgGGTTCAACAACCAAGCACTCAAGAAGTTCATATgcctattatatatatcgtATGCTCGTCCATTTAG
- a CDS encoding U3 small nucleolar ribonucleoprotein protein IMP4, putative encodes MLRRNIRLRKEYLYLKKVEEEKKKYAEKIKSIKKSYDENKKIKGDLKDEENELRKKMNLYDEKSLNKNFDDEYFFSGIENPQVLITTSRNPSAQLENFAKELKLLIPNSEKINRGSYFIKDIISFARKNNITDVIIIHEYKGVPRNLIICHLPFGPTLFCTIKDCKMRHEFLDQINNISTCNPHLIFHNFNSDLGKRIMNIFKYLFPPVKMRINKRRFSKNKNKILISNNMGNQNLANAINHNEEGEEDEEANDNSIQISIKNSEYYNLEKFENNRVLTFYNKNDIIYFRHYNWETNEKNEIILNEVGPRFSFLVYRINKEALDSLNEDYEYVYHPFINSKKAML; translated from the coding sequence ATGCTGAGGAGAAACATAAGATTAAGAAAAGAGTATTTATACTTAAAAAAGgttgaagaagaaaaaaagaaatatgccgaaaaaataaaaagtataaaaaaaagctatgatgaaaataaaaaaatcaaaggtgatttaaaagatgaagaaaatgagctaagaaaaaaaatgaacttatatgatgaaaagtctttgaataaaaattttgatgatgaatattttttttcgggAATTGAAAATCCACAAGTTTTAATAACAACATCAAGAAATCCATCAGCTCAATTGGAAAATTTTGCAAAAGAACTTAAACTTTTAATTCCAAAtagtgaaaaaataaatagaggaagttattttattaaagaCATAATAAGTTTTgcaagaaaaaataatatcactgatgttattataatacATGAATATAAAGGAGTACCAagaaatttaataatatgtcATTTACCATTTGGGCCAACTTTATTTTGTACAATTAAGGATTGTAAAATGAGACATGAATTTTTagatcaaataaataatatatctacTTGTAACCCCCActtaatatttcataattttaattccGATTTAGGTAAAAGAATTatgaacatttttaaatatttatttcctcCAGTTAAAATgagaataaataaaagacgattttcaaaaaataaaaataaaattcttatttcaaataatatggGTAATCAAAATTTAGCTAACGCTATTAATCATAATGAAGAAGGAGAAGAAGATGAAGAAGCAAATGACAACTCAATTCAAATATCTATTAAAAATTCGGAATATTATAATCTcgaaaaatttgaaaataatagagtacttacattttataataaaaatgatataatttattttcgtCATTATAATTGGgaaacaaatgaaaaaaatgaaattatattaaatgagGTAGGACCAAGATTTAGCTTCCTTGTTTatagaataaataaagaagcTCTCGATTCCCTTAATGAAGATTATGAATATGTATACCATccatttataaattcaaaaaaagcaatgctataa
- a CDS encoding perforin-like protein 4 encodes MVINLKIKFPKIRHVLILGFFMVGFGMCYDHNDETKEEILFNNEIYNKYIGKGYDIMFGWPLPNNELNEDIGFKEEIFNTKNNIDYINENVCHKEEYFKFIEDINDVAYIALNNINIDDLNRNINPFSASIPYKGYFTDLEIKKRKYIVAENTCLHSYATYNLKESIKNINPDFLLDTEKLPILSKSVAEKTCSKLVYMYNSKNEQCIKFIKPWMAFFRKYGTHVIVSAHFGGKTINTLEVPIQKFEELKIYNYKYSIENNRYLNVFKDRLILKNILKTENGSQHNYMQGKEAEKNDDYLDKKANDVLNKYENSNSNKINLDIKGGNNLNDEWKELTYEQWKNSIYTNIVPIYLDLFSLSSFMHIEKKESYNNALLYYNNLFGMNQENYYYSQNIGDILLDGKQITGSGKGTLILTCPDGYTKSTGFIFAFDKSLELTNKQKKENKILENRIRIHPCHNKGEYDTSCSYVNKNSDIITFGWIYCVKYNFIKFETIYKKNDNGSSDGKSLDITCPDGNKLGLAFKIKLDQDKNLDKIKIKPCSIGDNNKCTIEKMKNNTDYLIWGFCIPSFYQSINSLQLIYIDKDDVVSNVQGACSDIYKNEYDDIFLGFTFAFRKDLIDGFNMSACDGGVKHCISKIHENKNNVSISKNTEQNYVGMFLVCRNHGENEHKFGAL; translated from the coding sequence ATggttattaatttaaaaattaaattccCCAAAATAAGACATGTACTTATTTTGGGCTTCTTTATGGTTGGTTTTGGTATGTGCTATGATCACAATGACGAAACCAAAGAAGAAATCCTATTCAacaatgaaatatataataaatacatagGAAAGGGATATGATATAATGTTTGGGTGGCCATTACCAAATAATGAACTTAATGAAGATATAGGTTTTaaagaagaaatatttaacacaaaaaataatatagactATATCAATGAAAATGTTTGTCATAAAgaagaatattttaaatttatcgaagatataaatgatgttgcatatatagcattgaataatataaacatagATGATTTGAATAGAAATATTAATCCTTTTTCAGCCTCTATACCATATAAAGGGTATTTTACTGatttagaaataaaaaagagaaaatatattgttgcAGAAAATACATGTTTACATAGTTATGCAacttataatttaaaagaatctattaaaaatataaatcccgattttttattagacACTGAAAAATTACCTATTTTATCTAAAAGTGTTGCTGAAAAAACTTGTTCTAAGTtggtatatatgtataattcCAAGAATGAGCAAtgcataaaatttattaagcCATGGATGGCTTTTTTCAGAAAATATGGAACACATGTTATTGTGTCAGCTCACTTTGGTGGGAAAACTATTAACACGTTAGAAGTACCAATACAAAAATttgaagaattaaaaatatataattataaatattccattgaaaataatagatATTTGAATGTATTTAAAGATCGATtgattttgaaaaatatactaaAAACGGAAAATGGTAGCcaacataattatatgcaAGGTAAGGAAgcagaaaaaaatgatgactATTTAGACAAAAAAGCAAATGATGTATTGAACAAATATGAGAATTCAAAttcaaacaaaataaatttagatATAAAAGGAGGAAACAATTTAAACGATGAATGGAAAGAATTAACTTATGAGCAATGGAAAAattctatatatacaaatatagtACCTATATATcttgatttattttcattgagttcatttatgcatatagaaaaaaaagaatcatataataatgcattgttatattataacaatttATTTGGTATGAATcaagaaaattattattattctcaAAATATAGGTGATATATTACTTGATGGAAAACAAATAACAGGATCTGGGAAAGGAACTTTAATTTTAACTTGCCCTGATGGATATACTAAAAGTACTGgatttatatttgcatTTGATAAATCTCTGGAATTaacaaataaacaaaaaaaagaaaataaaattttagaaaataGGATAAGAATACATCCATGTCATAATAAAGGGGAATATGATACATCCTGTTcttatgtaaataaaaattcagaTATTATAACTTTTGGATGGATATATTGTgtcaaatataattttataaaatttgaaacgatttataaaaaaaatgataatggATCTTCTGATGGTAAATCATTAGATATAACATGTCCAGatggaaataaattagGACTagcatttaaaataaaattagatcaagataaaaatttagacaaaataaaaataaaaccatGTTCTATAggtgataataataaatgtactattgagaaaatgaaaaataatactgattatttaatttgggGATTTTGTATTCCATCATTTTATCAAAGTATAAATTCATTGCAACTCATATACATCGATAAAGATGATGTAGTTTCAAATGTTCAAGGGGCTTGTTCagatatatacaaaaatgaatatgatGATATTTTTCTTGGTTTTACTTTTGCATTTAGAAAAGATTTAATAGATGGATTTAATATGTCTGCATGTGATGGGGGAGTTAAACACTGTATTAGTAAAATAcatgaaaacaaaaataatgtaagtATATCTAAAAATACAGAACAAAATTATGTTGGGATGTTTCTTGTATGCCGAAACCATGGAGAAAATGAGCATAAATTTGGAGCACTATAA
- a CDS encoding BRIX domain, putative produces MATKKKSRINGKLKKIDNKNKKIDKYKNVDEIAKEAIKKTNVILIKKKGMSPEIKTLCRDITDMFNPYCIVFYINKLKNANEINNKLKELSYQFSISIYLQNLKLFYKITSNYTKLAITLMIRSYTGSSIVKSVYSKHLAIDYKKLKPLLILKNFNNTKNPELENYLIIVQNVLKNLYPSVSLANDFTHKPRRILLYCYNASDNTIYFRQYATNFKKNALDKIIGKAYQIEGSNENIDIYKYISNKLINNNNDDNEDKDNEHNLLEIGPRINFAIYKIMDQDNVIYSMPTMN; encoded by the exons ATGGCAACTAAGAAAAAAAGCAGgataaatggaaaattaaaaaaaattgataataaaaataaaaaaatagataaatataaaaatgtagacGAAATTGCAAAGGAAgccataaaaaaaacaaatgtaatattaattaaaaaaaaaggaatgaGTCCAGAAATCAAAACTCTTTGTCGAGACATAACAGATATGTTTAATCCATATTGTAtagtattttatattaacaaattaaaaaatgcaaatgaaataaataataaattaaaagaattaaGTTATcaattttcaatttctatttatttgcaaaatcttaaattattttataaaattacaagtaattatacaaaattagCAATAACATTAATGATTCGAAGTTATACAGGATCATCTATAGTTAAATCTGTTTATTCAAAACATTTAGCTAttgattataaaaaattaaaacctttacttattttaaaaaattttaataacacCAAAAATCCAGAAttggaaaattatttaattattgtacaaaatgttttaaaaaatttatatccaAGTGTAAGTTTGGCCAATGATTTTACACACAAGCCACGaagaattttattatattgttataACGCTAGTGATaatactatatattttagacAATATGcaacaaattttaaaaaaaatgcccttgataaaattatagGGAAAGCTTATCAAATTGAAGGCTCGAATGAAAATAtcgatatatataaatatatttcgaACAAacttattaataataataatgatgataatgAAGACAAAGACAATGAACATAATTTACTAGAAATTGGCCCACGTATTAATTTtgctatatataaaatcatGGATCAGGATAATG tgaTATATTCAATGCCGACGATGAATTGA